In Deltaproteobacteria bacterium HGW-Deltaproteobacteria-2, the following are encoded in one genomic region:
- a CDS encoding hemolysin, whose translation MKVKTQELFNFYSHLAGMIAAVIGTVFLLIVASHSASGFVTALIYGFSAVFLFAASSLYHAFKKEENEISFWRRMDKLAIFFMIAGTFTPVCYFYLDGAYRWSMIAFQWSLVGFGLMSQIFFPKAPRKLYAAIYISMGWSGLFVIKQVLANMPLSQGVLLFSGGIAYTVGGIIYAVKKPRMFTGIFSFHELFHIMVLIGGVLHYAMIYRIYC comes from the coding sequence ATGAAAGTCAAAACCCAGGAGCTTTTTAATTTTTATTCACACCTTGCCGGAATGATCGCTGCTGTCATCGGAACCGTCTTTCTGTTAATTGTTGCCAGTCATTCGGCGTCCGGTTTTGTTACGGCTCTTATTTATGGATTCTCTGCAGTTTTTCTTTTTGCAGCAAGTTCTCTATATCATGCCTTCAAAAAGGAAGAAAATGAGATATCCTTCTGGAGAAGAATGGATAAACTGGCAATTTTTTTTATGATCGCCGGAACATTTACTCCTGTGTGTTATTTTTATCTGGATGGTGCATATAGATGGTCGATGATTGCCTTCCAATGGAGTCTTGTGGGTTTTGGTTTAATGTCCCAGATTTTTTTCCCAAAAGCTCCACGCAAATTATACGCGGCTATATACATATCAATGGGCTGGTCAGGGCTTTTCGTTATTAAACAGGTCCTTGCCAATATGCCTTTAAGCCAGGGAGTCCTTCTGTTTTCCGGTGGAATCGCTTATACAGTGGGGGGTATTATTTATGCCGTAAAAAAGCCAAGAATGTTTACCGGTATCTTCAGTTTCCATGAACTCTTTCACATCATGGTTCTGATTGGCGGAGTCCTGCATTATGCAATGATTTACAGAATTTATTGTTGA
- a CDS encoding transcriptional repressor, with protein sequence MKTPQRKTIINYLKNNTSHPTAREIYEAVSQKNGMISLATVYNTLSLMKKKGIVRELAITNLGHKRYDQKVKPHAHLICSICGEIADIHLPLHLGVSDEHRQGFIIKDSEVNFYGICPVCAEKEKKPSSKRRS encoded by the coding sequence ATGAAAACACCTCAAAGAAAAACCATTATTAATTATCTTAAAAACAACACATCTCATCCAACTGCCAGGGAAATTTATGAGGCCGTCTCTCAAAAAAACGGTATGATTTCTCTGGCCACAGTTTACAACACGCTGTCTCTGATGAAAAAAAAGGGTATCGTTCGCGAATTGGCCATTACGAATTTAGGTCACAAAAGATACGATCAAAAGGTCAAACCACACGCTCATCTTATTTGCAGTATCTGCGGCGAGATAGCAGATATACATCTTCCTTTGCACCTAGGAGTTTCCGATGAACACAGGCAGGGATTCATTATAAAAGACAGCGAAGTTAATTTCTACGGTATTTGTCCAGTTTGTGCGGAAAAGGAAAAGAAGCCGTCGTCAAAACGTCGTTCGTAA